A single genomic interval of Litoreibacter ponti harbors:
- a CDS encoding lytic murein transglycosylase: MKTGIMISLSALAFGLSPAFAKDMSKRPVVRPDLVSVASTKGIVLPTGGSALAVRRSLRPLVRVDAQVTREAPILLASSNARFDAWINAFRGRALAQGISERTFERAFRGVRYDPEVIKRDRNQSEFTKTLWDYLDSAASNTRISNGKSAIAKHRATLQRIEARYGVDKEVVAAVWGLESAYGTFKGSKDLVGSLATLAFDGRRGAFFEGQLIAGLKIIQAGDVEPREMTGSWAGAMGHTQFIPTSYLDYAVDFTGDGKRDIWGDDPTDALASTAAYLAKFGWAKGQPWGVEVTVPRGFDYSLANRKILKSPGEWARLGVRDMAGNAVPNHGKASILLPAGAKGAAFMIFKNFEVIERYNTADAYVIGVGHLSDRLKGKPAIQANWPRGDRALKFSERKELQKRLTAKGFDTKKIDGKIGPLTIEAVRGYQRSVGLVPDGYASLDILKKLR, from the coding sequence ATGAAGACAGGGATCATGATCTCTTTGAGCGCGCTCGCCTTCGGGCTGAGCCCGGCCTTTGCCAAGGACATGTCGAAACGCCCGGTCGTGCGGCCGGATCTGGTGTCGGTCGCATCGACGAAGGGGATCGTGCTGCCGACCGGTGGCTCGGCTCTGGCCGTGCGTCGTTCGCTAAGGCCGCTGGTGCGGGTCGATGCGCAGGTGACACGGGAGGCGCCAATCCTGCTCGCAAGCTCGAACGCGCGGTTCGACGCTTGGATCAACGCATTCCGCGGCCGCGCCTTGGCGCAGGGCATCTCGGAGCGCACCTTCGAGCGGGCGTTTCGCGGCGTGCGCTATGATCCGGAGGTCATCAAGCGCGACCGCAACCAATCGGAATTTACCAAGACCTTGTGGGATTACCTCGACTCTGCAGCCAGTAACACAAGGATTTCCAACGGCAAATCCGCCATCGCCAAGCATCGCGCGACCCTGCAGCGGATCGAGGCGCGCTACGGCGTCGACAAGGAGGTTGTCGCCGCGGTCTGGGGGCTGGAGAGCGCATATGGCACCTTCAAAGGCTCCAAGGACCTGGTGGGCTCGCTCGCCACTTTGGCCTTTGACGGGCGGCGCGGCGCGTTTTTCGAAGGGCAGTTGATCGCGGGTCTGAAGATCATTCAGGCCGGTGATGTGGAGCCGCGGGAGATGACCGGATCATGGGCCGGGGCGATGGGGCACACGCAGTTCATCCCGACCTCCTACCTCGATTATGCGGTCGATTTTACCGGCGACGGCAAGCGCGATATCTGGGGCGACGACCCGACCGACGCCCTGGCCTCGACCGCCGCGTATCTGGCGAAATTCGGCTGGGCCAAGGGCCAGCCCTGGGGGGTTGAAGTCACGGTGCCACGTGGGTTCGACTACAGCCTCGCAAACCGTAAGATACTGAAATCGCCCGGGGAATGGGCGCGTCTTGGGGTGCGGGACATGGCGGGGAACGCGGTGCCGAACCACGGGAAAGCGTCAATCCTGCTGCCCGCCGGCGCGAAGGGTGCGGCCTTCATGATCTTCAAGAATTTCGAGGTGATCGAGCGCTACAACACTGCCGATGCCTATGTGATCGGCGTGGGACACCTGTCTGATCGGCTCAAGGGCAAACCTGCCATTCAGGCGAATTGGCCGCGGGGCGATCGCGCGCTGAAGTTCTCCGAGCGCAAGGAATTGCAAAAGCGGCTGACGGCGAAGGGGTTTGATACCAAGAAAATCGACGGCAAGATCGGACCGCTCACCATCGAGGCGGTGCGCGGCTACCAACGGTCGGTCGGGCTGGTGCCGGATGGGTATGCGTCGCTGGATATTCTCAAGAAGCTGCGCTGA
- a CDS encoding TIGR04282 family arsenosugar biosynthesis glycosyltransferase, with translation MRKTLVVMVKEPRPGRVKTRLGRDLGMVGAAWWFRHQVASVLRRLRDPRWDLVLAVSPDHEGLASRVWPEDLRRWPQGRGDLGDRMGAAFAVMPPGPVCIIGADIPDVSRGAVAEAFAALGAAAAVFGPAPDGGYWLVGLKRLRRHAGMFDGVRWSTEHALADTIASLKGARVAYVRELRDVDTVADLRN, from the coding sequence TTGCGTAAGACGCTCGTCGTCATGGTGAAGGAGCCGCGACCGGGTCGGGTGAAGACCCGGCTGGGCCGCGATCTCGGCATGGTAGGCGCGGCGTGGTGGTTTCGCCATCAGGTCGCCTCGGTCCTTCGGCGGCTGCGTGATCCGCGTTGGGATCTTGTATTGGCGGTGTCGCCCGATCACGAGGGGCTTGCCTCCCGTGTCTGGCCCGAGGACCTGCGGCGCTGGCCGCAAGGGCGCGGTGATCTGGGCGACCGTATGGGCGCGGCCTTCGCGGTGATGCCGCCCGGTCCGGTCTGCATCATCGGCGCGGATATCCCCGATGTGAGCCGCGGCGCCGTAGCGGAGGCGTTTGCGGCGTTGGGCGCGGCGGCCGCCGTGTTCGGCCCTGCGCCCGATGGCGGCTACTGGCTTGTTGGGCTGAAGCGATTGCGCCGCCATGCGGGGATGTTTGACGGTGTGCGCTGGTCGACCGAGCACGCGCTGGCAGACACGATTGCCTCGCTCAAAGGCGCGCGGGTGGCCTATGTGCGCGAGCTGCGTGACGTCGACACCGTGGCGGACCTGAGGAATTGA
- a CDS encoding MarR family winged helix-turn-helix transcriptional regulator, which produces MSDRGTGQNPSSGESLLFLTDDQLRRGIEAMFFAYRGFTADPDRILAEHQYGRAHHRAVHFINRSPGTTVNNLLDILGVTKQSLNRVLRALIEDGLVESRVGKQDRRERHLYLTDAGQALEKELSEAQRVRMRAAYRDAGPEAVAGFRQVLEQIMDPEMRRHFKTFKEGA; this is translated from the coding sequence ATGTCTGACCGAGGGACAGGTCAAAACCCAAGCAGCGGCGAGAGCCTGCTGTTTCTGACCGATGACCAATTGCGCCGCGGCATCGAGGCGATGTTTTTCGCCTATCGGGGCTTCACCGCTGACCCGGACCGCATTCTGGCGGAGCATCAATATGGCCGCGCCCATCACCGCGCGGTGCACTTCATCAACCGCTCGCCCGGCACCACCGTGAACAACCTGCTCGACATCCTTGGCGTCACCAAACAGTCGCTCAACCGCGTGCTGCGCGCGCTGATCGAAGACGGGCTGGTCGAAAGCCGGGTCGGCAAGCAGGACCGCCGGGAGCGGCATCTGTACCTGACCGACGCGGGTCAGGCGCTGGAGAAAGAGCTGTCAGAGGCGCAGCGCGTGCGCATGCGCGCCGCCTACCGCGACGCCGGGCCAGAAGCCGTGGCGGGCTTTAGACAAGTGCTGGAACAGATCATGGACCCCGAAATGCGTCGCCACTTCAAGACCTTCAAGGAGGGCGCGTAG
- a CDS encoding response regulator: MSQNDAHLLIVDDDERIRKLIQQFLSRNGFWCTSARDAEHARRLLEGLDFDLIVLDVMMPGDDGITFTKELRKSRDTPILLLTAKGESSDRISGLEAGADDYLPKPFEPKELLLRINAILRRVPATEEVVETPKVLTLGDIRYDIERGEMWQGEDLIRLTATEVALMRIFSSQPGEPVSRSKLVEDLGRDKGQAQERAVDVQITRLRRKIEADPKQPRYLQTVRGAGYMLAPD; encoded by the coding sequence CTGTCGCAAAACGACGCGCACCTGCTGATCGTCGATGATGACGAGCGGATCCGCAAACTGATCCAGCAATTCCTGTCGCGCAACGGCTTCTGGTGCACTTCTGCCCGCGACGCCGAACATGCGCGCCGCCTGCTCGAAGGGTTGGATTTCGACCTGATCGTGCTCGACGTGATGATGCCCGGCGATGACGGCATCACCTTCACCAAAGAGCTGCGCAAAAGCCGCGACACCCCGATCCTGTTGCTGACCGCCAAGGGCGAAAGCTCTGACCGGATTTCGGGGCTGGAGGCGGGCGCGGATGACTACCTGCCCAAACCGTTCGAGCCGAAGGAGCTGTTGCTGCGGATCAACGCCATCCTGCGCCGCGTGCCCGCCACCGAAGAGGTGGTCGAGACGCCAAAGGTGCTGACACTAGGCGACATTCGCTATGACATCGAACGCGGCGAGATGTGGCAGGGCGAAGACCTGATCCGTCTGACCGCGACCGAAGTCGCCCTGATGCGCATCTTCTCGTCCCAGCCGGGCGAGCCCGTGTCGCGCTCCAAGCTGGTCGAAGATCTGGGCCGCGACAAGGGCCAGGCCCAAGAGCGCGCCGTCGACGTGCAGATCACCCGGCTGCGTCGCAAGATCGAAGCCGACCCGAAACAGCCTCGCTATCTGCAGACCGTGCGCGGGGCCGGATACATGCTGGCACCGGATTGA
- a CDS encoding exodeoxyribonuclease VII small subunit, which translates to MADTPVSEMSFEQAMAELEQVVGQLERGDVALEDSIKLYERGAELKKRCETKLKEAEEKVAQITLGADGQPSGTAPVEGM; encoded by the coding sequence ATGGCTGACACCCCCGTATCCGAAATGAGCTTCGAGCAGGCCATGGCAGAGCTGGAGCAGGTCGTGGGCCAGCTGGAACGCGGCGACGTGGCTCTCGAAGACAGCATCAAGCTTTATGAGCGCGGGGCGGAGCTGAAGAAGCGCTGCGAGACCAAGCTGAAAGAGGCCGAAGAGAAGGTCGCTCAAATCACGCTTGGGGCCGATGGCCAGCCGTCTGGGACCGCACCCGTCGAAGGCATGTAA
- the rnr gene encoding ribonuclease R: MKTLPTKDEILAWIEDNPTKTNKRDIARAFGIKGAARIDLKRILKELTAEGHLEKRRKTYREDGALPPVSVCRVLAPDADGDLFVEPVEAGETPPRVLFMAKSSDPALAEGDRVLCRLTKVSGEDYDYEARLIRRIGTGPTKILGIFRKGAEGGRVTPIDKGSDKEWRVPPGAVSGALDGELVEAEQTGPRARMGLPQARIVARLGNPSDARAVSLIAIHQHGIPDDFPEDVVAEAEAAQPVELGAREDLRELPLITIDPSDARDHDDACFAHADDDPANPGGHVIWVAIADVAHYVRPGSALDREARKRGNSTYFPDRVVPMLPDALSGDLCSLHEGVERACIAVRMVVDAQGRKLSHRFTRGLMKSPAALNYEEVQAGQDGAPNDKVAPFMEGVIAPLYAAYHALADARARREPLNLDLPERRIAMDEVGRIVSIAFRERLDAHKLIEEFMVLANVCAAEELKARKVELLYRVHEEPGPEKLEALREIAQASGFVLAKGQVLQTSHLNRLLKQAEGSEHQELMNISALRAMTQAYYAPENFGHFGLALQNYAHFTSPIRRYADLIVHRGLITAHGWGDDGLQEDDLKAVGEQVSMTERRSMLAERDTTDRYLAAYLSDRVGTEVEGRVSGIARFGLFVKLDESGADGLVPIGTLGREYFAYDRDAQTLTGEKSGVVIGIGDRVLARLAEATPETGGLVLELLELDGKPLPQTGGPARKMGARGRKLGKSRSKSAKLKKKLKRKR, encoded by the coding sequence ATGAAAACGCTGCCCACCAAAGACGAAATCCTCGCCTGGATCGAGGACAACCCGACCAAAACCAACAAGCGCGACATAGCGCGGGCTTTTGGGATCAAGGGGGCGGCGCGCATTGATCTCAAGCGCATCCTCAAGGAGCTGACCGCCGAGGGGCATCTGGAGAAGCGCCGCAAGACCTATCGGGAGGATGGCGCCCTACCCCCGGTGTCGGTGTGCCGTGTACTGGCGCCCGACGCCGATGGCGATCTGTTCGTCGAGCCGGTCGAGGCGGGGGAGACGCCACCGCGCGTCTTGTTCATGGCGAAATCCTCTGACCCGGCGCTGGCGGAAGGGGACCGGGTGCTGTGCCGTCTGACGAAGGTGTCGGGCGAGGATTACGACTACGAGGCGCGGCTGATCCGGCGCATCGGCACGGGTCCCACAAAAATCCTCGGCATTTTTCGCAAGGGGGCCGAGGGCGGTCGTGTAACCCCGATCGACAAGGGCTCCGACAAGGAATGGCGAGTGCCGCCGGGCGCCGTGTCAGGGGCCTTAGACGGCGAGCTGGTTGAGGCGGAGCAGACCGGCCCGCGCGCCCGCATGGGCCTTCCGCAAGCCCGCATCGTGGCGCGCTTGGGCAACCCGAGCGATGCACGCGCGGTGTCGCTGATTGCGATCCACCAGCACGGCATCCCCGACGATTTCCCCGAGGACGTCGTCGCAGAGGCGGAGGCCGCGCAACCCGTGGAGCTGGGCGCGCGCGAGGACCTGCGGGAGCTGCCGCTGATCACCATCGATCCGTCCGATGCCCGTGACCATGACGACGCCTGCTTTGCCCATGCCGATGACGACCCGGCCAATCCCGGCGGCCACGTGATCTGGGTCGCGATTGCGGATGTGGCGCATTACGTGCGGCCCGGCTCGGCGCTGGACCGCGAGGCGCGCAAGCGCGGCAACTCGACCTACTTCCCCGACCGCGTGGTGCCGATGCTGCCCGACGCGCTGTCGGGTGATCTGTGCTCGCTCCATGAAGGCGTCGAGCGGGCCTGCATCGCGGTGCGCATGGTCGTCGATGCCCAAGGGCGCAAGCTGTCGCACCGGTTCACGCGCGGTCTGATGAAGTCGCCGGCGGCTTTGAATTACGAAGAGGTGCAAGCGGGCCAGGATGGGGCGCCCAACGACAAGGTCGCACCCTTCATGGAAGGCGTCATCGCACCGCTTTACGCGGCCTACCACGCGCTGGCCGATGCCCGCGCGCGGCGCGAGCCGCTGAACCTCGACCTGCCCGAGCGACGGATCGCCATGGATGAGGTCGGGCGCATTGTCTCGATCGCGTTCCGGGAGCGGCTCGACGCGCACAAGCTGATCGAAGAATTCATGGTGCTCGCCAATGTCTGCGCCGCAGAGGAGCTGAAGGCGCGCAAGGTCGAATTGCTCTACCGCGTGCACGAGGAGCCCGGGCCGGAAAAGCTCGAGGCCTTGCGCGAGATCGCGCAGGCCTCTGGCTTCGTGCTGGCCAAGGGGCAGGTGTTGCAAACGAGCCATTTGAACCGGCTGTTGAAGCAGGCGGAAGGGTCGGAGCATCAGGAATTGATGAACATCTCCGCCCTGCGCGCCATGACCCAGGCCTACTATGCGCCGGAGAATTTCGGCCATTTCGGGCTGGCGTTGCAGAATTACGCGCATTTTACCTCGCCCATTCGCCGCTACGCCGACCTGATCGTGCATCGCGGGCTGATCACCGCCCATGGCTGGGGCGATGACGGGCTGCAGGAGGACGATCTGAAAGCGGTGGGCGAGCAGGTGTCGATGACCGAGCGGCGCTCGATGCTGGCGGAGCGGGACACGACGGATCGCTATCTGGCGGCCTACCTGTCCGACCGGGTCGGCACCGAGGTCGAGGGCCGCGTGAGCGGGATCGCGCGGTTCGGGCTGTTCGTGAAGCTCGACGAAAGCGGGGCCGATGGGCTGGTGCCCATCGGCACGCTTGGCCGCGAATACTTCGCCTATGACCGTGACGCGCAGACCCTGACCGGCGAGAAATCCGGCGTGGTCATCGGTATCGGCGACCGGGTCCTGGCGCGACTTGCGGAGGCGACGCCAGAGACCGGCGGGCTGGTGCTGGAACTGCTGGAACTGGACGGCAAACCTCTGCCACAAACCGGTGGGCCTGCGCGCAAGATGGGCGCACGCGGGCGCAAACTGGGCAAGTCTCGGTCGAAATCGGCAAAGCTGAAGAAGAAGCTCAAGCGCAAGCGGTGA
- a CDS encoding polyprenyl synthetase family protein, with the protein MFQDALKDAQARVQAALDTAMQPLDGTIAEAMRYTCNGGKRLRAFLVMEGARLHDVDPALADPTAAVIEMIHAYSLVHDDLPCMDNDDLRRGLPTVHIQWDEAIAVLTGDALQTLAFEVLAGLDTDADTRVTLVSSLAKASGAQGMVLGQALDIEAESADRPLTLPEITRLQAGKTGALIEWSGTAGAYLAKADPAPLRQYAQALGLAFQIADDILDIEGDAAKMGKAVHKDAEAGKATFVTLLGMDGAKSRARELVGQANDALSPYGARADNLRQAARFVIDRDT; encoded by the coding sequence GTGTTTCAAGACGCGCTCAAGGACGCGCAGGCCCGGGTTCAGGCCGCGCTCGATACCGCCATGCAGCCGCTCGACGGCACCATCGCCGAGGCGATGCGCTACACCTGCAATGGCGGCAAGCGCCTGCGCGCATTTTTGGTGATGGAGGGCGCGCGGCTGCACGACGTGGACCCGGCGCTGGCCGACCCCACCGCCGCCGTAATCGAGATGATCCATGCCTACAGCCTCGTGCATGACGACCTGCCCTGCATGGACAATGACGACCTGCGCCGCGGCCTGCCGACCGTGCATATCCAGTGGGACGAGGCCATCGCCGTGCTGACCGGCGACGCGCTGCAAACCCTCGCGTTCGAGGTGCTCGCCGGGCTCGACACGGATGCCGACACCCGGGTCACGCTGGTCTCCTCCCTCGCCAAAGCCTCCGGGGCGCAAGGCATGGTGTTGGGTCAGGCGCTGGATATCGAGGCCGAAAGCGCCGACCGCCCCCTGACCCTGCCCGAGATCACCCGGCTGCAGGCGGGCAAGACCGGCGCGCTGATCGAATGGTCCGGCACGGCCGGCGCCTATCTCGCCAAGGCGGACCCGGCGCCCCTGCGCCAATACGCGCAAGCGCTGGGCCTTGCTTTCCAGATTGCCGACGACATCTTGGACATCGAAGGCGACGCTGCGAAGATGGGCAAGGCCGTGCACAAGGACGCCGAGGCGGGCAAGGCCACGTTTGTGACCCTTCTGGGCATGGACGGCGCAAAATCCCGCGCCCGCGAGCTGGTAGGGCAGGCCAATGATGCGCTTTCCCCTTACGGCGCGCGCGCAGACAACCTAAGACAGGCCGCACGGTTCGTCATCGACCGCGATACGTGA
- a CDS encoding branched-chain amino acid aminotransferase, giving the protein MAGGYDDRDGVIWMDGKLVDWRSANVHILTHGMHYASSVFEGERCYGGKIFESRKHSERLIFSGEQLDMPIPYTVDEIEAAKYEVLKANNLTDAYVRVLAWRGAGEDMGVASAKNPVRMAVAAWEWGAYYGDAKMKGAKLDISKWKRPSPETIPCFAKASGLYMICTMSKHAAEAKGCSDAMMFDYRGYVAEATGANMFFVKDGEVHTPKPDCFLNGITRQTVVGMLKDRQIKVHERHIMPEELEGFEQCWLTGTAAEVTPVGSIGDYNFEVGAIARDIAEGYEKLVRS; this is encoded by the coding sequence ATGGCTGGTGGATATGACGATCGTGACGGCGTCATCTGGATGGATGGCAAACTGGTGGACTGGCGGTCCGCCAATGTCCACATCCTGACCCACGGGATGCATTATGCCTCTTCCGTGTTCGAGGGCGAGCGCTGCTACGGCGGCAAGATCTTCGAGAGCCGCAAGCACTCCGAGCGGCTGATCTTCTCGGGCGAGCAGCTGGACATGCCGATCCCCTACACCGTCGACGAGATCGAGGCGGCGAAATACGAAGTGCTGAAAGCCAACAACCTGACCGACGCCTATGTGCGGGTTCTGGCGTGGCGCGGCGCGGGCGAAGACATGGGTGTTGCATCGGCCAAGAACCCCGTGCGCATGGCGGTCGCGGCCTGGGAATGGGGCGCGTATTATGGCGACGCCAAGATGAAGGGCGCGAAACTGGACATCTCGAAATGGAAGCGCCCGTCGCCCGAAACGATCCCCTGCTTTGCCAAGGCGTCCGGCCTTTACATGATCTGCACCATGTCCAAGCACGCGGCGGAGGCCAAGGGTTGCTCTGACGCGATGATGTTCGACTATCGCGGCTATGTGGCCGAGGCGACCGGCGCCAACATGTTCTTCGTCAAGGACGGGGAAGTGCACACGCCGAAGCCGGACTGCTTCCTGAACGGCATCACGCGGCAAACGGTCGTGGGCATGCTGAAGGACCGCCAGATCAAGGTGCATGAGCGCCACATCATGCCCGAAGAACTGGAAGGCTTCGAGCAGTGCTGGCTGACCGGCACCGCCGCCGAGGTGACGCCCGTTGGCTCCATCGGCGACTACAATTTCGAGGTCGGTGCCATCGCCCGCGACATCGCGGAAGGCTATGAGAAGCTTGTGCGCAGCTAG
- a CDS encoding histone deacetylase family protein: MTTALITHPDGLQHITPPGHPERVDRLMAIYAAIDGMDQTGLRRVEAPMGTDEAILRCHPQSHIDAVTEAAPAEGTVALDADTHMSPGSLRAAYRGVGAMTTAVDIVIKGDVQNAFAAMRPPGHHAEKTTPMGFCLFGNIAIAAKHALDVHGLERVAIVDFDVHHGNGTQDLLWDEERTLFISSHQMPLYPGSGAPSERGAHENILNVPLDPHTGGVELRLAYERMVFPALDEFKPQLVLISAGFDAHRNDPLANLNWDEADFTWVTEQLCDVADTYAQGRVVSTLEGGYDLDGLAASTRAHLQVLIQRGTHG, encoded by the coding sequence ATGACGACCGCACTCATTACCCACCCCGACGGGCTGCAGCACATCACGCCACCCGGACACCCCGAACGCGTTGACCGGCTGATGGCGATTTATGCCGCGATCGACGGGATGGATCAGACCGGCTTGCGTCGTGTCGAGGCCCCGATGGGCACGGACGAGGCCATCCTGCGCTGCCACCCGCAATCTCATATCGACGCCGTGACCGAGGCCGCGCCTGCGGAAGGCACCGTGGCGCTTGATGCCGACACGCATATGTCCCCCGGCTCGCTGCGCGCGGCCTACCGCGGGGTGGGCGCCATGACAACCGCCGTGGACATAGTGATTAAGGGCGATGTGCAAAACGCCTTCGCGGCCATGCGCCCGCCCGGCCACCACGCCGAAAAGACGACGCCCATGGGCTTTTGCCTTTTCGGCAATATCGCCATCGCGGCCAAGCACGCGCTCGATGTGCATGGGTTGGAGCGTGTGGCGATTGTGGATTTCGACGTGCACCACGGCAACGGCACGCAGGATCTTCTGTGGGACGAAGAGCGCACGCTGTTCATCTCCAGCCACCAGATGCCGCTCTATCCCGGCTCCGGCGCGCCGTCCGAGCGCGGGGCCCATGAAAACATTCTCAATGTCCCGCTCGACCCGCATACCGGCGGGGTGGAGCTGCGTCTGGCCTACGAGCGCATGGTCTTCCCCGCCCTCGATGAGTTCAAGCCGCAGCTCGTCCTGATTTCCGCGGGCTTTGACGCGCATCGCAACGACCCGCTGGCCAATCTCAACTGGGACGAAGCCGATTTCACCTGGGTGACCGAGCAGCTGTGCGATGTCGCCGATACCTATGCGCAGGGCCGCGTCGTCTCGACTCTGGAGGGCGGATATGATCTGGATGGCCTCGCCGCGTCCACCCGCGCGCATCTGCAAGTACTGATCCAGCGAGGCACCCATGGCTGA
- the dxs gene encoding 1-deoxy-D-xylulose-5-phosphate synthase: MDKPKTPLLDRVSYPSDLKTLSDAELTTLAHELRADTIAQVSQTGGHFGAGLGVVEMTVAIHAVFDTPRDKLIWDVSHQCYPHKILTGRRDRMGTIRQKDGLSGFTKRTESPYDPFGAAHSSTSISAALGMAVARDLGGTPEHGLGDCIAVIGDGSISAGMAYEAMNNAGHLGKRMIVILNDNEMSIAPPTGAMSSYLSRLYAGAPFQEFKAAAKGAVSLLPEPFQEGARRAKELLKSATVGGTLFEELGFSYVGPIDGHDMEQLLAVLRTVKVRADGPVLIHAITKKGKGYGPAENAADGGHATAKFDLVTGEQKKAPSNAPSYTSVFGKELVRLAEKDPKICAVTAAMPDGTGLTLMGDRYPSRCFDVGIAEQHAVTFSAGLAAGGMKPFCAIYSTFLQRGYDQVVHDVALQKLPVRFAIDRAGLVGADGATHAGSFDTAFMTNLPDMIMMAAADEAELMHMVATAAAYDDGPTAFRYPRGEGVGVELPEGGTVLEIGKSRLIQEGNQIAILSFGTRLSEVQTACENLSAKGIMPTVVDARFAKPLDAEAILQLARHHEALITIEEGAVGGFGSHVAQLLAENAVFDTGLKFRSMVLPDIFIDQASPAEMYAMAGLTAADIEARVLDTLGVATLSAKRG, translated from the coding sequence ATGGATAAGCCCAAGACCCCCTTGCTGGACCGCGTCAGCTATCCGTCCGATCTGAAGACGCTCTCTGACGCCGAGCTGACCACGCTCGCGCACGAGCTGCGCGCCGACACGATTGCGCAGGTCTCGCAGACCGGTGGCCATTTCGGCGCGGGCCTTGGCGTGGTCGAGATGACCGTTGCCATCCACGCCGTGTTCGACACCCCCCGCGACAAGCTGATCTGGGACGTCTCGCACCAGTGCTACCCGCACAAGATCCTCACCGGGCGGCGCGATCGTATGGGCACGATCCGGCAGAAAGACGGGCTGTCCGGTTTCACCAAACGCACCGAGTCGCCCTACGACCCGTTCGGGGCGGCCCATAGCTCCACCTCGATCTCTGCCGCGCTCGGAATGGCGGTCGCCCGCGATCTCGGCGGCACGCCGGAGCACGGATTGGGCGACTGCATCGCCGTGATCGGCGACGGCTCGATCTCTGCGGGCATGGCCTATGAGGCGATGAACAACGCAGGCCACTTGGGCAAGCGCATGATCGTGATCCTCAACGACAACGAGATGTCCATCGCGCCCCCCACCGGCGCGATGTCGTCCTACCTGTCGCGCCTCTATGCGGGCGCGCCGTTCCAAGAATTCAAGGCCGCCGCCAAGGGCGCGGTTTCCCTGCTGCCCGAGCCGTTTCAGGAAGGGGCCCGCCGCGCCAAGGAGCTGCTGAAATCCGCGACCGTCGGCGGCACGCTTTTTGAAGAGCTGGGCTTCTCCTATGTCGGCCCCATCGACGGGCACGACATGGAACAGCTGCTCGCCGTGCTGCGCACCGTGAAGGTCCGCGCCGATGGCCCGGTGCTGATCCACGCGATCACCAAGAAGGGCAAGGGCTACGGCCCGGCCGAGAACGCCGCCGATGGCGGTCACGCCACCGCCAAGTTCGATCTGGTCACGGGCGAGCAGAAGAAAGCGCCCTCCAACGCGCCCAGCTACACCTCTGTTTTCGGCAAGGAGCTGGTTCGTCTGGCCGAGAAAGACCCCAAGATCTGCGCTGTGACCGCCGCCATGCCCGACGGCACCGGCCTGACCCTGATGGGCGACCGCTACCCGTCGCGCTGCTTTGACGTCGGTATCGCGGAACAACACGCGGTGACCTTCTCCGCAGGCCTCGCCGCGGGCGGCATGAAGCCGTTTTGCGCGATCTATTCGACCTTCCTGCAGCGCGGTTACGATCAGGTTGTCCATGACGTTGCCTTGCAGAAGCTGCCTGTCCGCTTCGCCATCGACCGCGCCGGGCTTGTGGGGGCCGATGGGGCCACCCATGCGGGCTCTTTCGACACCGCATTCATGACGAACCTGCCCGACATGATCATGATGGCCGCCGCCGACGAGGCGGAGCTGATGCACATGGTCGCCACCGCCGCCGCCTATGATGACGGCCCGACCGCCTTCCGCTACCCGCGGGGCGAGGGCGTTGGCGTTGAGCTGCCTGAGGGCGGCACCGTGCTGGAGATCGGCAAGAGCCGCCTGATCCAAGAGGGCAACCAGATCGCCATCCTCAGTTTCGGCACCCGCCTGTCAGAGGTCCAGACCGCCTGCGAAAACCTGTCTGCCAAGGGCATCATGCCCACGGTGGTCGACGCGCGGTTCGCCAAGCCGCTGGACGCGGAGGCCATCCTGCAGCTGGCCCGTCACCACGAGGCGCTGATCACGATCGAAGAGGGCGCCGTCGGCGGCTTCGGCTCCCATGTCGCGCAGCTTTTGGCGGAGAACGCGGTATTCGACACTGGCCTCAAATTCCGCTCGATGGTGCTTCCCGATATCTTCATCGATCAGGCAAGCCCGGCGGAGATGTACGCCATGGCGGGTCTCACCGCAGCGGATATCGAGGCACGGGTGCTCGACACGCTCGGCGTCGCAACCTTGTCCGCGAAACGGGGCTAG